The following coding sequences are from one Rutidosis leptorrhynchoides isolate AG116_Rl617_1_P2 chromosome 11, CSIRO_AGI_Rlap_v1, whole genome shotgun sequence window:
- the LOC139877288 gene encoding polyadenylate-binding protein RBP45-like has product MQPATPAVMDQRYQQWMMMNQQQPPPPQQQFQQPQQMYTYNQPPPAAAVPAVVPPYAVPPSAGGAPHQPATADEIRTLWIGDLQYWMDEQYLVSCFAQSGEVISAKVIRNKQTGQSESYGFIEFASRAAAERHLQTYNGTLMPNVEQNFRLNWASFGGGEKRADSGPDFTIFVGDLAADVTDYTLQETFRAVYPSVKSAKVVTDRITGRTKGYGFVKFGDETEQLHAMTEMNGRLCSTRPMRIGPAANKNIASGQQYPKASYQNTQGTQNDEDPNNTTVFVGGLDPNISDDHLKQVFSQYGQLVHVKIPVGKRCGFVQFADRSCAEEALRMLQGTVIGGQTVRLSWGRSPSNKQPQVDQSQYNGAGYYGYGQGYETYGYTPVAQDPAMYYGGYPGYGGYPQVQQQPQPQQQHQ; this is encoded by the exons ATGCAACCAGCGACACCGGCGGTAATGGATCAACGGTACCAACAATGGATGATGATGAATCAACAACAGCCTCCGCCGCCACAACAACAATTCCAACAACCGCAGCAGATGTACACCTACAATCAACCACCACCGGCTGCCGCAGTACCGGCCGTCGTTCCACCGTACGCTGTACCACCGTCCGCTGGCGGTGCGCCTCATCAACCAGCTACGGCCGATGAGATCCGTACACTCTGGATCGGTGATTTACAGTATTGGATGGATGAACAGTATCTCGTTAGCTGCTTTGCCCAATCTGGCGAG GTGATATCTGCAAAAGTTATCAGAAACAAGCAAACGGGACAATCTGAAAGTTATGGTTTTATTGAGTTTGCTAGCCGTGCTGCTGCAGAAAGGCATTTGCAGACGTATAACGGTACTCTTATGCCTAACGTTGAGCAGAACTTTAGGCTGAACTGGGCTTCTTTTGGTGGTGGTGAAAAACGTGCTGATAGTGGTCCGGATTTTACCATTTTTGTTGGGGATTTAGCGGCGGATGTTACAGATTATACATTACAGGAGACATTTAGAGCTGTTTACCCATCTGTGAAGAGTGCAAAAGTTGTAACTGACCGAATTACTGGACGCACAAAAGGTTATGGATTTGTTAAGTTTGGAGATGAGACTGAACAATTACATGCTATGACTGAAATGAATGGAAGATTATGCTCAACCAGACCTATGCGTATTGGGCCAGCTGCTAACAAAAATATTGCTAGTGGACAACAGTACCCAAAAG CATCATACCAGAATACTCAAGGAACACAGAATGATGAGGATCCAAATAATACTACT GTGTTTGTTGGTGGTTTGGATCCTAATATTTCAGATGACCACCTTAAGCAAGTATTCAGCCAATACGGACAGTTAGTCCATGTGAAGATTCCTGTGGGCAAGCGGTGTGGTTTTGTCCAGTTTGCTGATAG AAGCTGTGCTGAAGAAGCACTGAGAATGTTACAGGGAACTGTTATAGGTGGGCAAACTGTACGCCTGTCATGGGGTCGTAGTCCTTCGAATAAACAG CCTCAGGTTGACCAAAGTCAATACAACGGTGCTGGATACTATGGGTATGGACAGGGATACGAGACTTATGGTTATACTCCAGTTGCACAAGATCCTGCTATGTATTATGGAGGCTATCCTGGATATGGTGGTTACCCTCAAGTTCAACAGCAACCACAACCGCAGCAGCAGCATCAG TGA